One window from the genome of Micromonospora aurantiaca ATCC 27029 encodes:
- a CDS encoding TetR/AcrR family transcriptional regulator: MAGVKDGKSTRPYRSAVREESARRTRQAVVRAATDLFVTRGYAATSLADVAAEAGVARPTVFAAFGSKAALLRQVLDEALAGDDEPVPVARRPWFQPVWEASDQGAVLDAYAGVCTLIGHRAAGAFETVRRAADEAPEVAELWETLLRNRRAGAAMVVDRLLTLDGPLRPDAGTDRAVDALWFYNDPAHYAALVQRCGWTEESFRQWLAVRMRDALLGA; encoded by the coding sequence ATGGCTGGAGTCAAGGACGGCAAGTCGACGCGCCCCTACCGCTCGGCGGTGCGCGAGGAGAGCGCCCGGCGTACCCGTCAGGCGGTCGTGCGGGCGGCGACCGACCTGTTCGTGACGCGCGGCTACGCGGCGACGTCACTGGCCGACGTGGCCGCCGAGGCGGGCGTCGCCCGGCCCACCGTGTTCGCCGCATTCGGCTCCAAGGCCGCCCTGCTGCGCCAGGTGCTCGACGAGGCGCTCGCCGGCGACGACGAGCCGGTGCCGGTGGCGCGCCGCCCCTGGTTCCAGCCGGTCTGGGAGGCGTCCGACCAGGGCGCGGTGCTCGACGCGTACGCCGGGGTCTGCACGCTGATCGGCCACCGCGCGGCCGGCGCCTTCGAGACGGTCCGCCGCGCGGCGGACGAGGCGCCCGAGGTGGCCGAACTGTGGGAGACGCTGCTGCGCAACCGCCGCGCGGGCGCCGCCATGGTGGTCGACCGGCTGCTCACCCTGGACGGCCCGCTCCGGCCGGACGCGGGCACCGACCGCGCGGTCGACGCGCTGTGGTTCTACAACGACCCGGCGCACTACGCGGCGCTGGTGCAGCGGTGCGGGTGGACGGAGGAGAGTTTCCGGCAGTGGCTCGCCGTCCGGATGCGCGACGCGCTGCTGGGGGCGTGA
- a CDS encoding ABC transporter ATP-binding protein, producing the protein MSVIEMDGLRKEFTVRVKAGPLRREKRTVTAVDGVDLRVERGEMLGYIGPNGAGKSTTLKMLTGVLTPSAGRARVCGLRPVADRTRLALRIGVVFGQRSQLWWDLPLRDSFDLLRHVYRVPAGEHAARLARCRELLDLDGFLDTPVRQLSLGQRMRGELTAALLHGPEVLFLDEPTIGLDVVSKQAVRGFLAELGRAGDTTLVLTTHDLADIERLCRRLVVIDHGRVVHDGSIAELHRRYGSRRMVVAELDAALPEPPVLPGAPVQRVEADGRRLVFALERASVAEVVAGLAGLTTLRDISIVEPDIEEVVTRLYRAPSAVTGAP; encoded by the coding sequence ATGAGCGTCATCGAGATGGACGGGCTGCGCAAGGAGTTCACGGTACGGGTGAAGGCCGGGCCGCTGCGGCGCGAGAAGCGGACGGTGACCGCCGTCGACGGGGTCGACCTGCGGGTGGAGCGCGGCGAGATGCTCGGCTACATCGGTCCGAACGGCGCCGGGAAGTCGACCACGCTGAAGATGCTCACCGGCGTGCTGACGCCGTCGGCGGGGCGGGCCCGGGTGTGCGGGCTGCGTCCGGTGGCCGACCGGACCCGGCTGGCGCTGCGCATCGGGGTGGTGTTCGGGCAGCGCTCGCAGCTCTGGTGGGACCTGCCGTTGCGGGACTCGTTCGACCTGTTGCGGCACGTCTACCGGGTGCCGGCCGGCGAGCACGCGGCCCGGCTGGCCCGCTGCCGGGAGCTGCTCGACCTGGACGGGTTCCTGGACACGCCGGTCCGGCAGCTCTCGCTGGGTCAGCGGATGCGCGGCGAGCTAACCGCGGCGCTGCTGCACGGCCCGGAGGTGCTGTTCCTGGACGAGCCGACGATCGGCCTGGACGTGGTGAGCAAGCAGGCGGTGCGCGGCTTCCTGGCCGAGCTGGGCCGGGCCGGGGACACCACGCTCGTGCTCACCACGCACGACCTGGCCGACATCGAGCGGCTGTGCCGGCGGCTCGTGGTGATCGACCACGGGCGGGTGGTGCACGACGGGTCGATCGCGGAGCTGCACCGCCGGTACGGCTCGCGCCGCATGGTGGTCGCCGAGCTGGACGCGGCGCTGCCCGAGCCGCCGGTGCTGCCCGGCGCGCCGGTGCAGCGGGTGGAGGCGGACGGGCGGCGGCTGGTCTTCGCGCTGGAACGGGCGAGCGTCGCCGAGGTGGTGGCCGGGCTGGCCGGCCTGACCACGCTGCGGGACATCTCGATCGTGGAGCCGGACATCGAGGAGGTGGTGACCCGGCTCTACCGCGCGCCGTCAGCGGTCACGGGTGCTCCATGA
- a CDS encoding ABC transporter permease gives MGELRAYRALLGAQARSQAAYRTSFVVDLVGNVGATVFDVVTVLVIFGVTRELGGFTLRETLVVVGLSSCGFATADLLVGNIERLPRYVRTGLFDAVLVRPLGALPQLLLMDLPLRKLSRAVFGLAVLLFALVSAGIDWTPGRVALAVVAPPAAVVFFGSVFVLTATVSFYWVDSGELANAVTYGGRDFTSYPITVYGGWFRALFAYGMGFAFVSYHPALALLGRADPLGLPPWTGWAAPGVAVVAAALAALAWRVGVRHYRSTGS, from the coding sequence GTGGGTGAACTACGGGCGTACCGGGCGCTGCTCGGTGCGCAGGCGCGCTCGCAGGCGGCGTACCGCACGTCGTTCGTGGTGGACCTGGTCGGCAACGTGGGCGCCACCGTGTTCGACGTGGTCACCGTCCTGGTGATCTTCGGCGTGACGCGGGAGCTGGGCGGCTTCACGCTGCGCGAGACGCTCGTCGTGGTCGGCCTGTCGTCGTGCGGCTTCGCCACCGCCGACCTGCTGGTCGGCAACATCGAACGGCTTCCCCGGTACGTGCGCACCGGCCTCTTCGACGCGGTGCTGGTACGCCCGCTCGGTGCGCTGCCGCAACTGCTGCTGATGGACCTGCCGCTGCGCAAGCTGTCCCGGGCCGTGTTCGGGCTCGCCGTGCTGCTGTTCGCGCTCGTCTCGGCCGGCATCGACTGGACGCCGGGGCGGGTCGCGCTGGCGGTGGTCGCCCCGCCGGCCGCCGTGGTCTTCTTCGGCTCGGTCTTCGTGCTGACCGCGACCGTGTCGTTCTACTGGGTCGACTCGGGCGAGCTGGCGAACGCGGTCACCTACGGCGGGCGCGACTTCACCTCGTACCCGATCACCGTGTACGGCGGCTGGTTCCGCGCGCTGTTCGCGTACGGGATGGGGTTCGCCTTCGTCAGTTACCACCCGGCGCTGGCGCTGCTGGGCCGCGCCGACCCGCTCGGCCTGCCGCCCTGGACGGGGTGGGCCGCGCCGGGCGTCGCGGTGGTCGCCGCGGCGCTGGCCGCCCTGGCCTGGCGCGTCGGGGTCCGTCACTACCGGAGTACGGGGTCATGA
- a CDS encoding ABC transporter permease translates to MGSVTATVAPPTGAHVTPWFRTFGAIAAAGFRRHATYRQAAVAGLCTNTVFGFLRCYIFLAATGAAGTVAGYDRAQLATFVWAGQGLLAVIAIWGWTDLADRIRTGEVAADLLRPVHPVTSYLATDLGRAGFASLARLVPPLVVGPFFFAVYVPRHWATVPLFLLSALLAVVVCFGCRYLVNATAYWLQDVRGPMILWTLGSGVLAGLYFPLGFLPGPLETVLRYATPFPSILQVPLDVLVEREPMATGLTLVAVQAGWAVLLLALCRLVQRRAERRLVVQGG, encoded by the coding sequence GTGGGCTCGGTCACCGCCACTGTGGCACCACCCACCGGCGCACACGTTACCCCATGGTTTCGGACATTCGGCGCGATCGCGGCGGCCGGGTTCCGGCGGCACGCGACCTACCGGCAGGCCGCCGTGGCGGGGTTGTGCACCAACACCGTGTTCGGCTTCCTGCGCTGCTACATCTTCCTCGCGGCGACGGGTGCGGCGGGCACCGTGGCCGGCTACGACAGGGCGCAGCTCGCCACGTTCGTCTGGGCCGGCCAGGGGCTGCTGGCGGTCATCGCCATCTGGGGCTGGACCGATCTGGCCGACCGGATCCGCACCGGTGAGGTGGCCGCCGACCTGCTGCGGCCGGTGCACCCGGTGACCAGCTACCTCGCCACCGACCTCGGCCGGGCCGGGTTCGCGTCGCTGGCCCGGCTGGTGCCGCCGCTGGTGGTCGGGCCGTTCTTCTTCGCGGTGTACGTGCCCCGGCACTGGGCCACGGTGCCGCTGTTCCTGCTCTCCGCGCTGCTCGCGGTGGTGGTCTGCTTCGGCTGCCGCTACCTGGTCAACGCCACCGCGTACTGGTTGCAGGACGTGCGGGGCCCGATGATCCTGTGGACGCTCGGCTCCGGCGTGCTGGCCGGGCTCTACTTCCCGCTCGGTTTCCTGCCCGGCCCGCTGGAGACCGTCCTGCGGTACGCCACCCCGTTCCCCAGCATCCTCCAGGTGCCGCTGGACGTGCTCGTCGAGCGGGAGCCGATGGCCACCGGTCTCACCCTGGTCGCGGTGCAGGCCGGCTGGGCGGTGCTGCTGCTGGCGCTGTGCCGGCTGGTGCAGCGTCGCGCCGAGCGCCGCCTGGTGGTCCAGGGTGGCTGA
- a CDS encoding aldo/keto reductase family protein encodes MEFRHLGRSGLMVSEISYGNWITHGSQVEEDAAVACVRAAIDSGITTFDTADVYAGTRAESVLGRALKGERREGLEIFTKVYWPTGPGRNDRGLSRKHIMESIDGSLRRLQTDHVDLYQAHRYDYSTPLEETMEAFADVVRSGKAHYIGVSEWKASQLREAHALARELRIPLISNQPQYSMLWRVIETEVIPTSEELGIGQIVWSPMAQGVLSGKYLPGQPPPAGSRATDEKSGAGFIARFMTDDVLTRVQRLKPLAEQAGLTMPQLAVAWVLQNPNVSSAIVGASRPEQVHDNVKAAGVKLDADLLKAIDEIVEPVTERDPAKTESPAQRP; translated from the coding sequence ATGGAATTCCGTCACCTGGGCCGCTCCGGCCTGATGGTCAGCGAGATCTCGTACGGCAACTGGATCACCCACGGCTCGCAGGTCGAGGAGGACGCGGCGGTCGCGTGCGTCCGCGCCGCGATCGACAGCGGCATCACCACCTTCGACACCGCCGACGTGTACGCGGGCACCCGCGCCGAGTCGGTGCTCGGCCGCGCGCTCAAGGGCGAGCGTCGCGAAGGGCTGGAGATCTTCACCAAGGTCTACTGGCCGACCGGCCCCGGTCGCAACGACAGGGGTCTGTCCCGCAAGCACATCATGGAGTCGATCGACGGCTCGCTGCGCCGCCTCCAGACCGACCACGTGGACCTGTACCAGGCCCACCGCTACGACTACAGCACTCCGCTGGAGGAGACGATGGAGGCCTTCGCCGACGTCGTACGCTCCGGCAAGGCGCACTACATCGGCGTCTCCGAGTGGAAGGCGTCCCAGCTGCGCGAAGCGCACGCGCTCGCCCGTGAGCTGCGCATCCCGCTGATCTCGAACCAGCCGCAGTACTCGATGCTGTGGCGGGTCATCGAGACCGAGGTGATCCCCACCAGCGAGGAGCTGGGCATCGGCCAGATCGTCTGGTCGCCGATGGCCCAGGGTGTGCTGTCCGGCAAGTACCTGCCGGGCCAGCCGCCGCCCGCGGGCTCCCGCGCCACCGACGAGAAGTCCGGCGCCGGGTTCATCGCCCGGTTCATGACCGACGACGTGCTCACCCGCGTGCAGCGGCTCAAGCCGCTGGCCGAGCAGGCCGGGCTGACCATGCCGCAGCTCGCCGTCGCCTGGGTGCTCCAGAACCCGAACGTCTCCTCGGCGATCGTCGGCGCGTCCCGGCCGGAGCAGGTGCACGACAACGTGAAGGCGGCGGGCGTGAAGCTCGACGCCGACCTGCTCAAGGCGATCGACGAGATCGTCGAGCCGGTCACCGAGCGGGATCCGGCGAAGACCGAGAGCCCGGCTCAGCGCCCGTGA
- a CDS encoding site-2 protease family protein, producing the protein MTGYDRPGEPLILGVPRAAFRPSPIFLALVALFVASGVMTWNRYGNVGFDVFLFVVSGWLVSLCLHEYAHAVVAYRSGDRDIAHRGYLTLNPLKYTSPLLSIVLPVVVVLLGGIGLPGGAVWVDRHAIPGRLRHTLVSLAGPATNVLFTLVLVAAVAWGPELGGPLEFWAGVGLLAFLQLTASVLNLLPVPGLDGGNMLQPWLSPAYRRMYDLFAPYGFILLFALLWSPQINRVFFGAVFAVGDTLGLPRELYQIGYALIRFWE; encoded by the coding sequence ATGACGGGCTACGACCGCCCGGGCGAGCCGCTGATCCTCGGCGTGCCCCGGGCGGCGTTCCGGCCCAGCCCGATCTTCCTGGCCCTGGTGGCACTCTTCGTCGCCTCCGGGGTGATGACGTGGAACCGGTACGGCAACGTCGGCTTCGACGTGTTCCTCTTCGTCGTCTCGGGCTGGCTGGTCTCGCTGTGCCTGCACGAGTACGCGCACGCCGTGGTCGCGTACCGGTCCGGTGACCGAGACATCGCGCACCGCGGCTATCTCACGCTCAACCCGCTGAAGTACACCAGCCCGCTGCTGTCGATCGTGCTGCCGGTGGTCGTGGTGCTGCTCGGCGGCATCGGCCTGCCCGGCGGCGCGGTCTGGGTGGACCGGCACGCGATCCCCGGCCGGCTGCGGCACACGCTGGTCAGCCTGGCCGGTCCGGCCACCAACGTGCTGTTCACGCTGGTGCTGGTCGCGGCGGTGGCATGGGGGCCGGAACTGGGCGGGCCGCTGGAGTTCTGGGCCGGCGTCGGGCTGCTCGCGTTCCTCCAGCTCACCGCCAGCGTGCTCAACCTGCTGCCGGTGCCCGGCCTGGACGGCGGCAACATGCTCCAGCCCTGGCTCAGCCCCGCCTACCGGCGGATGTACGACCTGTTCGCCCCGTACGGCTTCATCCTGCTCTTCGCGCTGCTGTGGAGCCCGCAGATCAACCGGGTGTTCTTCGGCGCGGTCTTCGCCGTCGGCGACACGCTCGGCCTGCCGCGCGAGCTGTACCAGATCGGCTACGCACTGATCCGCTTCTGGGAGTAG
- a CDS encoding helix-turn-helix domain-containing protein, whose product MAIDPAPPLATIAAALRRERERAGLSLTELARRAGIAKSTLSQLESGSGNPSVETLWALGVALDVPFSRLVEPPTAAVRVVRAGQGPRIRSEHADFSATLLAAGAPHARRDVYVMELEPGAVRLAEAHTPRSVEHVVVAAGRMRVGPETDLVELEPGDYATFPGDTPHRYEALAPGTFAVLVMEHP is encoded by the coding sequence ATGGCGATCGACCCCGCTCCCCCGCTCGCCACCATCGCCGCCGCGCTGCGCCGCGAGCGTGAACGGGCGGGCCTGTCGCTCACCGAGCTGGCCCGCCGCGCCGGGATCGCCAAGTCCACCCTGTCCCAGCTGGAGTCCGGGTCCGGCAACCCCAGCGTGGAGACGCTCTGGGCGCTCGGCGTGGCGCTGGACGTACCGTTCAGCCGCCTGGTCGAACCACCCACCGCCGCCGTCCGCGTGGTCCGGGCCGGGCAGGGGCCCCGGATCCGGTCCGAGCACGCCGACTTCTCGGCCACCCTGCTCGCGGCCGGGGCGCCGCACGCCCGGCGCGACGTCTACGTGATGGAGCTGGAACCCGGCGCGGTACGGCTCGCCGAGGCGCACACCCCGCGCAGCGTCGAGCACGTCGTGGTAGCCGCCGGGCGGATGCGGGTCGGCCCCGAGACCGACCTGGTCGAGCTGGAGCCGGGCGACTACGCCACCTTCCCCGGTGACACCCCGCACCGGTACGAGGCGCTGGCCCCCGGCACCTTCGCCGTACTCGTCATGGAGCACCCGTGA
- a CDS encoding cupin domain-containing protein codes for MSVRPYLLGPDDGEAYWFLGNLCTLKAGGRHTRDRLTVAEFVNPPGFAPPLHRHQVEDEMFYLLSGTARFHCDGETLTAGPGDFVLLPVGLAHTFVVGPDEPLRALQITTPAGFERFAAEAGVPAPHRRLPDPAPIDPAALGHAAARNGIELLGPPPTA; via the coding sequence ATGTCCGTCCGCCCCTACCTGCTCGGCCCCGACGACGGCGAGGCGTACTGGTTCCTCGGCAACCTGTGCACGTTGAAGGCCGGTGGCCGGCACACCCGGGACCGCCTCACCGTCGCCGAGTTCGTGAACCCGCCGGGCTTCGCCCCGCCCCTGCACCGCCATCAGGTCGAGGACGAGATGTTCTACCTGCTCTCCGGCACCGCCCGGTTCCACTGCGACGGCGAGACGCTCACCGCCGGTCCCGGTGACTTCGTCCTGCTGCCGGTGGGCCTGGCGCACACGTTCGTGGTCGGCCCGGACGAGCCGTTGCGCGCGCTCCAGATCACCACCCCGGCCGGGTTCGAGCGGTTCGCCGCGGAAGCAGGCGTACCGGCTCCGCACCGCCGGCTGCCCGACCCGGCGCCGATCGACCCGGCAGCGCTCGGGCACGCCGCAGCCCGCAACGGCATCGAACTGCTGGGCCCTCCGCCGACGGCGTGA
- a CDS encoding WG repeat-containing protein gives MHAPITPPPAEPTTADTSVPVPDGPRAEPEPHGAMAAAPERLSPAPERTPNDVAASGTTETRQDDAAPESTADETTRETIADGTAQGPAAADGTGHSAPAPSTPEPVDTAADTDATVAAPARQAQADDAEPTPTSTEHDADHAGGAEHTNSTEHADANDAQDRRTPEEAGTDDGAEPAADAEPQPPVDPEQALAAVGWELDPLTLREQAPDPAQLRVIRDGLTGKLDTTLDNRSRARLLSLRAVASRVLGDLDDALGDARLAVTYAEATGEFRRTALARARLAEALRWRGEHAEADRLFAETNSPELPDRLRALLHEHAGRCCYDQGRLTEACLHFERALDLRHGEDAQLNARVEVALDAVAERAAADGFGPAPRRPEEVLGTPRPPMPTFDEEQELWGYADADGEMVIAHRYAEAQPFHEGMAWVRRPEASRWALIDTSGAALIEANNGYRAVVPFSEGLSWVSMDGKGRWMAVDRMNIVKIPPGYEEARPFRSGLAAVRQNGGWGAVDLTGEVVVPTRYHRLGTPLADGREVDGFTADGLAVVELAGRRGVVDRAGRVVVPPAYPTVVVHPVAFLVATESGRWGALDRRGEPLIDPVHPGRAAVVAEIDRLLADASPVL, from the coding sequence GTGCACGCGCCGATCACCCCGCCGCCGGCCGAGCCGACGACGGCGGACACCAGCGTTCCCGTACCCGACGGTCCGCGCGCCGAGCCCGAGCCGCACGGCGCGATGGCTGCCGCACCCGAGCGGCTCAGCCCTGCGCCGGAGCGCACTCCGAACGATGTCGCCGCCTCCGGCACCACCGAGACCCGGCAGGACGACGCGGCACCGGAGAGCACTGCCGACGAGACGACGCGCGAGACCATCGCCGACGGCACAGCCCAGGGACCAGCGGCGGCCGACGGCACCGGCCACTCCGCGCCCGCACCGTCCACCCCGGAGCCGGTCGACACGGCCGCTGATACGGACGCCACCGTTGCCGCACCCGCACGACAGGCGCAGGCCGACGACGCCGAACCGACGCCGACAAGCACCGAGCACGACGCCGACCACGCCGGCGGCGCCGAGCACACCAACAGCACCGAGCACGCCGACGCCAACGACGCGCAGGATCGGCGTACCCCCGAAGAAGCCGGAACCGACGACGGCGCCGAACCTGCGGCGGACGCCGAGCCGCAGCCTCCTGTCGACCCGGAGCAGGCCCTCGCCGCGGTCGGCTGGGAGCTGGATCCGCTGACGCTGCGCGAGCAGGCCCCCGACCCGGCCCAGTTGCGGGTCATCCGGGACGGGCTCACCGGCAAACTCGACACCACGCTCGACAACCGCAGCCGGGCCCGGCTGCTCAGCCTGCGCGCGGTGGCGTCCCGGGTCCTCGGTGACCTGGACGACGCGCTCGGTGACGCGCGGCTCGCCGTCACGTACGCGGAGGCCACCGGCGAGTTCCGGCGGACCGCGCTGGCCCGCGCGCGCCTCGCCGAGGCGCTGCGGTGGCGGGGTGAACACGCGGAGGCGGACCGGCTCTTCGCGGAGACGAACTCGCCGGAGCTGCCGGACCGGCTGCGTGCGCTGCTGCACGAGCACGCCGGGCGGTGCTGCTACGACCAGGGCCGGCTGACCGAGGCGTGCCTGCACTTCGAGCGGGCGCTGGACCTGCGCCACGGCGAGGACGCGCAGCTCAACGCCCGGGTCGAGGTCGCGCTGGACGCGGTCGCGGAGCGGGCCGCCGCCGACGGCTTCGGGCCCGCGCCGCGCCGGCCCGAGGAGGTGCTCGGCACGCCGCGTCCGCCGATGCCGACGTTCGACGAGGAGCAAGAGCTCTGGGGGTACGCGGACGCCGACGGCGAGATGGTCATCGCGCACCGGTACGCCGAGGCGCAGCCGTTCCACGAGGGAATGGCCTGGGTACGCCGGCCGGAGGCGTCCCGGTGGGCGCTCATCGACACGTCCGGCGCGGCGCTGATCGAGGCGAACAACGGCTACCGGGCGGTGGTGCCCTTCTCGGAAGGGCTGTCCTGGGTGTCGATGGACGGCAAGGGCCGGTGGATGGCCGTCGACCGGATGAACATCGTGAAGATCCCGCCCGGGTACGAGGAGGCCAGGCCGTTCCGCAGCGGCCTGGCGGCGGTACGGCAGAACGGCGGCTGGGGCGCGGTGGACCTGACCGGCGAGGTGGTGGTGCCGACCCGCTACCACCGTCTCGGCACGCCGCTCGCGGACGGTCGCGAGGTCGACGGGTTCACCGCCGACGGACTGGCGGTGGTCGAGCTGGCCGGTCGCCGGGGCGTGGTGGACCGGGCCGGCCGGGTGGTGGTGCCACCGGCGTACCCGACGGTGGTGGTGCATCCGGTGGCGTTCCTGGTCGCCACCGAGTCGGGCCGGTGGGGCGCGCTGGACCGGCGCGGCGAGCCGCTCATCGACCCGGTGCATCCGGGGCGCGCGGCGGTGGTCGCGGAGATCGACCGGCTGCTCGCCGACGCCAGCCCGGTGCTCTGA
- a CDS encoding bifunctional adenosylcobinamide kinase/adenosylcobinamide-phosphate guanylyltransferase has translation MSVDGWHTLLVLGGIRSGKSEFAESVVADAPTVRYVATAPAGDPEDTEWATRLAAHRARRPGSWSTEETAADPGRLVEVIVAAGPNETLLVDDLGGWVTVLLDPAHQPADDTATIAELAAAVRSSTARLVLVSPEVGLSLVPTTPLGRAFTDALGATNRAVADACDAVALVVAGQTAWLKPATSAPAHAVPPAATSPETEPGRAAAPHHAAAQPAAHQTAPRQTAPTQAVPADLGAGDVTLPEVLTPAAAPVPTPATSDEPGTGDWAAPTMALPMIATGLVIQPGMELPMPDDYTGPQAVDRLATLDIPGAGLGVLEQVVGFAAATQGTSTPRPWDSVRVLLIQGDHEGGASAGATPGESGRRARQARAGRGPLARLAAENRAGLQIVEAPVAAPMEDGPALSADEVEAALGYGWRLAEQAADAGVQLLVLAACGAGAEAAAAAVLAATAGAEPPMVLGRVVTEQGEIDDTAWMVRCAAVRDALHRTRRSAREAKDVLAELGGGDIALATGVLLGATARKVPVLLDGPVGTAAAMVSRDLAGQARHWCLLPDHGGRPGVRLAADVLGLTPLVDLRLDLGEGATALAALPLLRSALTLAATLPVHPSLAGPDHSGTDDDSGTDDDAGDRTDTGTGTGEPTGDDGSGDGRTGDDEPDFAEPEPAGPGPTTIGSDEPVSPGRRAD, from the coding sequence ATGTCCGTTGACGGGTGGCACACCCTCCTGGTGCTCGGCGGTATCCGCTCCGGCAAGTCCGAGTTCGCCGAGTCTGTGGTCGCCGACGCGCCCACGGTCCGGTACGTGGCCACCGCCCCGGCCGGGGATCCGGAGGACACCGAGTGGGCGACCCGCCTCGCGGCGCACCGCGCCCGCCGCCCGGGGAGCTGGAGCACCGAGGAGACCGCGGCGGATCCGGGCCGGCTGGTCGAGGTGATCGTCGCCGCCGGGCCGAACGAGACGCTTCTCGTGGACGACCTGGGCGGCTGGGTGACGGTGCTGCTCGACCCGGCCCACCAGCCGGCCGACGACACCGCGACGATCGCCGAGCTGGCAGCGGCGGTGCGCTCCAGCACGGCCCGGCTGGTGCTGGTGAGCCCCGAGGTGGGCCTGTCCCTGGTGCCCACCACGCCCCTGGGCCGGGCGTTCACCGACGCGCTCGGCGCGACCAACCGCGCGGTCGCCGACGCCTGCGACGCGGTCGCGCTCGTGGTGGCCGGTCAGACGGCGTGGCTGAAGCCGGCCACTTCGGCCCCCGCGCACGCCGTGCCGCCCGCGGCCACGTCGCCCGAGACCGAGCCCGGCCGCGCCGCCGCGCCCCATCACGCGGCGGCCCAGCCCGCAGCGCACCAGACCGCGCCGCGCCAGACCGCGCCGACCCAGGCCGTACCGGCCGACCTCGGCGCCGGGGACGTGACGCTGCCCGAGGTGCTCACCCCGGCCGCCGCCCCGGTGCCCACCCCGGCCACATCCGACGAGCCCGGTACGGGCGACTGGGCCGCCCCCACCATGGCGCTGCCGATGATCGCCACCGGCCTGGTCATCCAGCCGGGCATGGAACTGCCGATGCCCGACGACTACACCGGACCGCAGGCGGTCGACCGGCTCGCCACCCTCGACATCCCCGGTGCCGGTCTCGGCGTGCTGGAACAGGTGGTCGGCTTCGCGGCCGCCACCCAGGGCACCTCGACGCCGCGTCCGTGGGACTCGGTGCGCGTCCTGCTGATCCAGGGCGACCACGAGGGCGGCGCGTCGGCCGGCGCGACGCCCGGTGAGTCGGGTCGTCGCGCCCGGCAGGCGCGGGCCGGCCGGGGCCCGCTGGCCCGGCTCGCCGCCGAGAACCGGGCCGGCCTGCAGATCGTCGAGGCGCCCGTCGCGGCGCCGATGGAGGACGGCCCGGCCCTGTCCGCCGACGAGGTCGAGGCGGCGCTGGGCTACGGCTGGCGGCTCGCCGAGCAGGCCGCCGACGCGGGGGTGCAGCTGCTGGTGCTCGCCGCGTGCGGTGCGGGGGCCGAGGCCGCCGCCGCGGCGGTACTCGCGGCCACCGCTGGCGCGGAGCCGCCGATGGTGCTCGGCCGGGTGGTCACCGAGCAGGGCGAGATCGACGACACCGCCTGGATGGTCCGCTGCGCGGCGGTGCGGGACGCGCTGCACCGCACCCGGCGCTCCGCCCGGGAGGCCAAGGACGTCCTGGCCGAGCTGGGCGGTGGCGACATCGCGCTGGCCACCGGCGTACTGCTGGGCGCCACCGCCCGCAAGGTGCCGGTGCTGCTGGACGGGCCGGTCGGCACCGCCGCCGCCATGGTCAGCCGCGACCTGGCCGGGCAGGCCCGGCACTGGTGCCTGCTGCCCGACCACGGCGGCCGTCCGGGTGTACGGCTCGCCGCCGACGTGCTCGGTCTGACCCCGCTGGTGGACCTGCGGCTCGACCTGGGTGAGGGGGCGACCGCGCTGGCCGCGCTGCCGCTGCTGCGCTCCGCGTTGACGCTCGCCGCCACGCTGCCGGTGCACCCGTCGCTGGCCGGCCCCGACCACAGCGGCACCGACGACGACAGCGGCACCGACGACGACGCCGGCGACCGCACCGACACCGGCACCGGCACCGGCGAGCCCACCGGCGACGACGGCAGCGGCGACGGCCGGACCGGCGACGACGAACCGGACTTCGCCGAGCCGGAGCCGGCCGGGCCGGGACCGACCACGATCGGGTCGGACGAGCCGGTCTCCCCCGGCCGACGTGCCGACTGA